The proteins below come from a single Bactrocera dorsalis isolate Fly_Bdor chromosome 5, ASM2337382v1, whole genome shotgun sequence genomic window:
- the LOC105228003 gene encoding steroid hormone receptor ERR1 translates to MSEGGVLHIKQELDISTSCCSPSTSTTVGVNRSNSYSNGTSGSTSSTSSGSAISGGGTGGNTSTSGNKSSPSVSPERQLCSSTTTLSADLHSVTLTGCEASTPIALKSNDCGGNNTNSNNSAASASGGSIRDELRRLCLVCGDVASGFHYGVASCEACKAFFKRTIQGNIEYTCPANNECEINKRRRKACQACRFQKCLLMGMLKEGVRLDRVRGGRQKYRRNPISNSYQTMQLLYQSNSTSLEDIKILEILNAYEPDTLTVQQQQQPHTTTESSNNTGTGKATQNTSVKLEQNNCSSGGSNSNNSEILSSSAQPICIFQNNNCDAEEILAVLSDIYDKELVSVIGWAKQLPGFTELPLNDQMKLLQVSWAEILTLQLSFRSLPFNGRLCFAADVWMDELLAKECGYAEFYYHCVQIAQRLERLSPRREEYYLLKALILSNCDILLDDQSSLRAFRETILNSLNDVVCLLRYGSAVSHQQQLLLLLPSLRQADGILRRFWRDICHEGKITVKKLFVEMLEPVSR, encoded by the exons ATGTCGGAGGGCGGTGTGTTGCACATAAAACAGGAGTTGGATATCAGCACCTCATGTTGCAGTCCGAGCACTTCTACCACAGTGGGCGTTAATCGCTCGAATTCCTATTCAAATGGCACCAGCGGTAGTACAAGCAGTACTAGCAGTGGCAGTGCGATCAGCGGTGGTGGCACAGGTGGAAATACATCAACCAGCGGCAACAAATCTTCACCTTCAGTGTCTCCAGAACGTCAATTGTGTAGTTCAACAACAACGCTATCTGCTGATTTGCATAGTGTCACCCTGACGGGATGTGAAGCAAGTACACCAATTGCCTTAAAATCAAATGATTGTGGTGGTAACAATACTAATAGCAACAACAGTGCTGCATCAGCTAGTGGTGGCTCAATACGCGATGAATTACGTCGTCTTTGTTTGGTGTGCGGTGATGTTGCATCTGGATTTCATTACGGTGTGGCAAGTTGTGAGGCTTGTAAAGCATTTTTTAAGCGCACCATACAAGGAAATATTGAGTACACGTGCCCTGCTAATAATGAATGCGAGATTAATAAGCGCCGACGAAAAGCCTGTCAGGCCTGCCGATTTCAGAAATGTTTGCTGATGGGTATGCTAAAG gaGGGCGTGCGTTTGGATCGTGTACGTGGAGGTCGCCAAAAATACCGACGGAATCCTATTTCGAATTCATACCAAACCATGCAACTGCTTTATCAATCCAACAGTACCTCACTGGAAGATATCAAAATTCTTGAGATACTAAATGCGTATGAGCCAGACACATTAACggtgcaacagcagcaacaaccgcATACCACTACCGAAAGTAGTAATAATACGGGCACCGGCAAAGCAACTCAGAATACCTCTGTTAAGTTGGAACAAAATAATTGTAGCAGTGGCGGtagcaatagcaacaatagTGAAATATTGTCTTCCAGTGCACAACCAATatgcatttttcaaaataataattgtgaTGCCGAAGAAATTCTTGCTGTTCTCAGTGATATATATGATAAGGAACTGGTAAGCGTGATTGGCTGGGCCAAACAGTTACCAGGCTTCACCGAGCTGCCGCTGAATGACCAAATGAAATTGCTGCAAGTTTCGTGGGCTGAAATTTTAACATTACAGTTAAGTTTTCGTTCGCTGCCATTTAATGGACGTCTGTGCTTTGCAGCAGACGTATGGATGGACGAATTGTTAGCTAAGGAATGTGGATATGCTGAATTCTATTATCATTGCGTACAAATTGCTCAACGTTTGGAGCGTTTATCACCACGACGGGAAGAATATTATCTGCTTAAAGCATTAATTCTGTCTAATTGTGATATTTTGCTGGATGACCAAAGTTCATTACGAGCTTTTCGCGAAACAATACTTAATTCATTGAATGATGTCGTATGCTTGTTACGTTATGGGTCTGCAGTGTCACATCAGCAACAGCTGCTCCTCCTGTTGCCGTCATTACGACAAGCGGACGGTATTTTACGCCGATTTTGGCGAGATATTTGTCATGAGggtaaaataacagtaaaaaaattgtttgtagaAATGCTGGAACCAGTGTCCAGGTGA